The sequence below is a genomic window from Qipengyuania flava.
CCGGCCATGACGGCGCTGTTGTCGCCGGCAAGCTGGTCGACGCCAACGACGAAACGCTCGGCTTCAACGCTGCGACCGACACCTACGAAAACCTCGTGGCTGCCGGAGTGATCGACCCGACCAAGGTCGTGCGCACCGCTCTGCAGGACGCAGCTTCGGTTGCCGGCCTGCTGATCACCACGGAAGCTGCCATCGTCGACAAACCGGAAGACAAGTCGGCTGCCCCGGCAATGCCCGACATGGGCGGTATGGGCGGTATGGGCGGCATGGGCTTCTAAGCTCGCGCCACCCAGCCCACAGGCTGAACAAAGAGGCCCGGCAGGATCGTTCCTGCCGGGCCTTTTCGTTTGCGCCGTCCGTCGTACCGCCTGCGCTCTTGGACGGATGGCCGCAGCCTCCTGTCGAGTTGGCGCGATCTTCCAAGGTTTCCGGCCACCCTTTCGCTAGAACCAGCGGTCATGAGGGACGGGCAAAGCACCCAGCCCCGCCACGCCGGTCGCGAGGACACGCTTGATCCTCAGCAGGGATCGAACAGCAGGACCTCGCCGTCCGAAGCGCGGGAGCGCTACGTCAGGCCGAAGCAATCGGCCCTGATCCGCATGGGCAAGCGCCTGCGCAATCCGGTCAACCGCTGGTTTGCGCGCCAGTCGCTTGTCGGGGACGATCCGATCCTGCCCGCGTCGCACCTACCCTGCCTCACCGACCTAGAGCGCAACTGGCATATCGTGCGCCAGGAGCTGGCGCCGCTGCTGGCAGAGCGCAGCGCCATCCCCGCCTTCGGCAAGCTGTCGCCCGACCATCGCCGCATTGCGAACAGCTCAGCCTGGAAGAGCTTCTTTTTCGAAGGCTACGGCTTCAAGGCGCGCACCAACCGGGCGCGCTGCCCGCAAACGGCCGCCATGCTTGACGAGATACCCGGCCTCGTCGTCGCCTTCTTCTCGATCATGGAGCCCGGCACGCATGTGCCGCGCCACCGCGGGCTGACCAAGGCCTGGCTCAACTGCCACCTCGGCATCGCCGTACCCAAGGGCCCGGGCCGCTGCGAGATGGAGGTCAACGGCGAGCCCGTGCGTTGGCGCGAAGGCGAGTGGATGGTGTTTGACGAAACCAACCCGCACGAGGTCTGGAACGAGACCGAGGAACCGCGCGTCGTGCTGTTCCTGCAAGTCCGCCGGCCGATGCGCTGGCCGGGCCGCATGGCGGCCCGGCTGCTTTACGCGATCATCCGGCGCACCGGTTTCGTGCAGGATGTGAAGAAGGCAATCAAAGCCTAAATCCCACCGCACGCGGGCGTCCACCGCAACCGTGCCAGCATACCGGTTTGCTTGCCTGGCTCGTGCCACAAGGCCACCCGACCGAAGTCATTGGGCCCACCGGAGCAATTCGGCGGGGCTTTTGCTTGTTCTTAAGTCATTCAGACTAGAGCTTTTTATGAAAAGCATGGAGTAATGACGTGGGCTTTCTCGAATTCTTCTACTTGGCTGCGGCGGCGGTATTTGCATTCTTTGGCCTGAGGCGTGCGCGCACGCGACGCGCTCATGCCAGTTCTGCTGCGGCCCGATCGCACACGCAATCGCCGCTCGAAGGGATCTGGCGAAAGGCGACCCGCAACCAGGAAGAGAGCGACTGGCTGCGCCCGGAACCGGCGAAAAGGCAGGAACGGGCCGAAAAGGCCCGACGCCGGAAAGAGCGCAGGGAAGAATTTGAAGCGTGGAAAGCCAAGCGCGCGGCTCCTCCAATCGAGGAAGACACGACCGTGGTCATGCGCAAGCAGGTGCCACCCAAGGACCTTCCGCCACGCTCGTGGGTCGGCGGCCTCCCGATGCTACCCGACGATGTCGAGTGGCCACGAGTAACGAATCCGGAGAAGCCGGGAGACGGCGATATACCGCTGCATTTCATTTGCCAGATCGCCCTGGCAGACCTGCCCACCAACCTGTGGGCCGGCAAGGGTCCTCGAGAGGGCTGGCTGCTCCTTTTTTCGGAGAATAATAGCTCCGAAGGCGTCTATCGCATGATTCATACGCCTGAGCTGGGCAGCCAACGGCAACCGCCCGCCGATATCGGCGTCATCCATGATGGCATGTTTTGCGATGGGACTGCCTGGAAACAGCGCGAAAGCGTATATCCCCGGGTCCCGGTCGATCTGATCAGCATGCCCAACCGCCTCTACGAACGCGATGGCGCTCCTAGCGCGTCGCCCGAGAAGCTCGACCACCTGCTGTATGAAGGGCATGAGATCGGAGAGAACGGACCTTACAGGGGGTTTTCCGTGCCGTTCTCGTGGCGTTGCGTCGCCCTGGCGGTCGACATGGCCCTGGCTGCGATAGATGATGTGGGATCACGGGAGAAAAGCGAAAAACACCGGCAGCAAATGTGCGAAAAACTGCTGATGCCGGGTGCCGTATCCGCGATCGTTCCACGAATGGAAGACCGGCTGGAGAAGGCATATGGCGTCAACGACAATCGTCGGATCGCTGAAGCGGATCCAGCCACGCTGGACGAAAGCCAACTGTCCCGGCGGGCGCACCTCGACGGTTTGAAGGAGGAGATCGAGGCCACCGGCGCGCTGCTGGCTCGCTTCCCCGACGCGGAATCGCTGCTTGCATTTCTCGACAAGGATACGGCGGAGATGTGGCGAGACAGGCTGCGTCCCGGCCTCGTAGCGCTTCGCAAGCTGGCCGATCAGCGCGGGCTGGACACCGCCCTCTCCCAAGAAGAATGGGAAGCGATCAAGGCCGAGCTTGCGACGGCCGACAGACAAATCTGGTCGCTTGCCTGGGGGCGTGCGGGCGCGTCGCTGCCTGTGACGGTCAGGCAGAAGAAGCTGACCGCCATAAGTCTGCTCGAACGCCATCTCGTCACGGCCTGCGCGAACGTTGCAAAGCTCTGTTACTTCGATACCGAGCGCCGGCATCTGGTCCCCGAGGCCGGCCTGGCGGATTTCGAGGCGCACCTGCGAAGCCTCGATCAGAACCGACCGCAGCGCTTGGGGGGCTTTCATGACGGCGTGCAATCGGAAACCGGCCCACATCCCGATCGCAAGATGCTGTTG
It includes:
- a CDS encoding aspartyl/asparaginyl beta-hydroxylase domain-containing protein translates to MRDGQSTQPRHAGREDTLDPQQGSNSRTSPSEARERYVRPKQSALIRMGKRLRNPVNRWFARQSLVGDDPILPASHLPCLTDLERNWHIVRQELAPLLAERSAIPAFGKLSPDHRRIANSSAWKSFFFEGYGFKARTNRARCPQTAAMLDEIPGLVVAFFSIMEPGTHVPRHRGLTKAWLNCHLGIAVPKGPGRCEMEVNGEPVRWREGEWMVFDETNPHEVWNETEEPRVVLFLQVRRPMRWPGRMAARLLYAIIRRTGFVQDVKKAIKA
- a CDS encoding DUF1963 domain-containing protein produces the protein MGFLEFFYLAAAAVFAFFGLRRARTRRAHASSAAARSHTQSPLEGIWRKATRNQEESDWLRPEPAKRQERAEKARRRKERREEFEAWKAKRAAPPIEEDTTVVMRKQVPPKDLPPRSWVGGLPMLPDDVEWPRVTNPEKPGDGDIPLHFICQIALADLPTNLWAGKGPREGWLLLFSENNSSEGVYRMIHTPELGSQRQPPADIGVIHDGMFCDGTAWKQRESVYPRVPVDLISMPNRLYERDGAPSASPEKLDHLLYEGHEIGENGPYRGFSVPFSWRCVALAVDMALAAIDDVGSREKSEKHRQQMCEKLLMPGAVSAIVPRMEDRLEKAYGVNDNRRIAEADPATLDESQLSRRAHLDGLKEEIEATGALLARFPDAESLLAFLDKDTAEMWRDRLRPGLVALRKLADQRGLDTALSQEEWEAIKAELATADRQIWSLAWGRAGASLPVTVRQKKLTAISLLERHLVTACANVAKLCYFDTERRHLVPEAGLADFEAHLRSLDQNRPQRLGGFHDGVQSETGPHPDRKMLLLQMACDYVFEMLWGDCGAIYAWIDPDDLDAGRFDRAEIHLECH